One Hermetia illucens chromosome 4, iHerIll2.2.curated.20191125, whole genome shotgun sequence DNA segment encodes these proteins:
- the LOC119653423 gene encoding ras-related protein Rab-18-B isoform X1: protein MGDNYITTLKILIIGESGVGKSSLMLRFTNDEFDSEQALTIGVDFKSKIIEIDNNCAKLAIWDTAGQERFRTLTPSYYRDAQGAILVYDVNKRSTFQKLDSWLHELEIYGTRPNMVKMVVGNKIDVQSREVSREEGFKFAKRHRTLFLETSAKTSEGVKEAFEEVVRKILETDSLWEPRYPEGVDLQSTGSNASTCNC from the exons ATGGGTGATAATTACATTACAACGCTTAAGATTTTGATCATCGGCGAGAGTGGCGTCGGGAAATCAAG TCTCATGCTTCGATTCACAAATGACGAATTCGACTCGGAGCAGGCTCTAACAATCGGGGTAgatttcaaatcgaaaattatCGAGATTGACAACAATTGTGCAAAGTTAGCAATTTGGGACACTGCCGGCCAGGAGCGTTTTCGCACTTTAACACCCAGTTATTATCGCGACGCACAGGGCGCAATACTTGTTTATGATGTAAATAAGCGAAGTACATTTCAAAAGTTGGACTCATGGCTACACGAGCTGGAAATCTACGGCACTCGACCCAATATGGTTAAAATGGTTGTAGGCAATAAGATCGATGTACAAAGTCGCGAAGTAAGTCGAGAGGAAGGTTTTAAATTTGCAAAACGACATAGGACGCTGTTTTTGGAAACGTCGGCGAAGACGAGTGAAGGCGTTAAGGAAGCATTCGAGGAAGTAGTTAGAAAG ATTCTCGAAACCGATTCATTATGGGAGCCACGGTATCCTGAAGGCGTCGACCTCCAATCAACCGGTTCAAATGCATCAACATGCAATTGTTAG
- the LOC119653423 gene encoding ras-related protein Rab-18-B isoform X2 has product MLRFTNDEFDSEQALTIGVDFKSKIIEIDNNCAKLAIWDTAGQERFRTLTPSYYRDAQGAILVYDVNKRSTFQKLDSWLHELEIYGTRPNMVKMVVGNKIDVQSREVSREEGFKFAKRHRTLFLETSAKTSEGVKEAFEEVVRKILETDSLWEPRYPEGVDLQSTGSNASTCNC; this is encoded by the exons ATGCTTCGATTCACAAATGACGAATTCGACTCGGAGCAGGCTCTAACAATCGGGGTAgatttcaaatcgaaaattatCGAGATTGACAACAATTGTGCAAAGTTAGCAATTTGGGACACTGCCGGCCAGGAGCGTTTTCGCACTTTAACACCCAGTTATTATCGCGACGCACAGGGCGCAATACTTGTTTATGATGTAAATAAGCGAAGTACATTTCAAAAGTTGGACTCATGGCTACACGAGCTGGAAATCTACGGCACTCGACCCAATATGGTTAAAATGGTTGTAGGCAATAAGATCGATGTACAAAGTCGCGAAGTAAGTCGAGAGGAAGGTTTTAAATTTGCAAAACGACATAGGACGCTGTTTTTGGAAACGTCGGCGAAGACGAGTGAAGGCGTTAAGGAAGCATTCGAGGAAGTAGTTAGAAAG ATTCTCGAAACCGATTCATTATGGGAGCCACGGTATCCTGAAGGCGTCGACCTCCAATCAACCGGTTCAAATGCATCAACATGCAATTGTTAG
- the LOC119653422 gene encoding ketohexokinase-like produces MSESEDDKLILCVGMCVLDIIHVCEQYPQEDTDKRCLRGHWQRGGNASNNCTVLRQLGSNCEFLGVISAAKSFQYINDDCRERGISNANCPQVEKNPPFSSVILNLETHSRTIIHCNDNFPILRYDDFKRVNLDKYKWIHFEGRNPDETTRMIERIIDYNRETKSSIKISMELEKMKEELLVLANAVDYVFLGKDISMHLGWKKAKEAVHQLRNRIDNKRCIIICTWGAEGCTILDEKDHFEHVPAYPPEKIVDTLGAGDTFCAAVIHFLSKGRTVRDSVELGNKVAGFKLSAFGYDHIGKFVEK; encoded by the exons ATGAGTGAGAGTGAAGATGATAAATTGATACTTTGTGTTGGGATGTGTGTTCTAGACATAATTCATGTTTGCGAGCAATATCCTCAAGAAGATACGGATAAAAG ATGTTTGAGGGGTCACTGGCAACGTGGAGGGAATGCATCTAACAATTGCACTGTCTTACGACAACTCGGAAGCAACTGTGAATTTCTTGGAGTAATTAGTGCCGCCAAGTCATTCCAATATATAAATGATGATTGTCGCGAGAGGGGCATATCAAATGCCAATTGTCCCCAAGTTGAAAAGAATCCACCATTCTCGTCGGTTATCTTGAACTTGGAGACACATTCGCGTACAATCATACATTGCAACGATAACTTTCCTATATTGCGATATGATGACTTTAAAAGGGTCAACCTGGATAAGTACAAATGGATTCATTTCGAG GGAAGGAATCCAGACGAAACCACTCGGATGATTGAACGGATCATAGATTATAATAGAGAGACTAAAAGCTCGATCAAAATTTCAATGGAGCTtgaaaaaatgaaggaagagTTACTGGTTCTTGCCAATGCCGTTgattatgtattccttggaaaggaTATCTCAATGCATTTGGGCTGGAAAAAGGCTAAAGAGGCTGTGCATCAATTAAGGAATCGTATAGATAATAAAAG ATGCATAATAATTTGCACTTGGGGTGCCGAGGGCTGCACAATTCTAGATGAAAAAGACCATTTCGAGCACGTTCCAGCATATCCACCGGAGAAAATTGTCGATACATTGGGCGCTGGAGACACATTTTGTGCAGCAGTTATCCACTTTCTAAGTAAAGGAAGGACGGTCAGGGATTCCGTGGAATTAGGCAACAAAGTTGCTGGATTCAAATTGAGTGCATTCGGTTATGATCACATTGGAAAGTTTGTAGAGAAATGA